One window of the Oncorhynchus clarkii lewisi isolate Uvic-CL-2024 chromosome 19, UVic_Ocla_1.0, whole genome shotgun sequence genome contains the following:
- the LOC139374088 gene encoding histone PARylation factor 1-like, translated as MTGKRKTKSTPQESDSADGQLKKKSRPEEPTARPTTAEVPARLREEVERLYKLRMPEDFYLFWDFCSLLSPDNPRDALKEILGLRLVGPFDILAEAHRSSANPQPNYHLHWRHFYDPPEYQTVLQGNGDNLLHLGYYRDSPDSLPVFLGENEAKKGCTITQMGDNMFAAVHLFLGRKRKERGGRKEGDKALDNLEEELRERAESLGFSLEQKTKGMKQRDKKVVTKTFHGAGLVVPVDQNDVGYRELPETDASMKRLCKAIAEARCDEDRMKAFGPLQEMITFVQFANDECDYGMGLELGIDLFCYGSQYFYKVIRQLLPMAYSLLKRGLFGEILEAHLSRRSHDNLDQLSSA; from the exons GAGTCAGATTCTGCCGACGGGCAGTTGAAGAAGAAATCCCGGCCGGAGGAGCCGACAGCGAGACCGACTACTGCTGAGGTACCGGCCAGactgagggaggaggtggagagactcTATAAACTGAGGATGCCTGAAGACTTCTACCTCTTCTGGGACTTCTGCTCCCTGCTCAGCCCCGACAACCCCCGGG ACGCGTTGAAGGAAATCCTGGGTTTGAGGTTGGTTGGCCCGTTTGACATTCTGGCGGAGGCCCACCGTAGCTCAGCCAACCCCCAGCCCAACTACCACCTACACTGGAGGCACTTCTACGACCCTCCGGAGTACCAGACCGTACTGCAAGGGAATGGAGACAACCTGCTACACCTGGGTTACTACAG AGATAGTCCGGACTCCCTGCCTGTGTTCCTAGGGGAGAATGAAGCCAAGAAGGGCTGTACCATCACGCAGATGGGGGACAACATGTTTGCTGCTGTCCA TCTGTttctggggaggaagaggaaggagaggggcgGGCGTAAGGAAGGGGACAAGGCTCTGGATAacctggaggaggagttaagagaGAGGGCGGAGTCTCTGGGCTTTTCCCTGGAGCAGAAGACCAAAGGCATGAAGCAGAGAGACAAgaag GTTGTCACCAAGACGTTCCATGGAGCCGGCCTGGTGGTTCCTGTTGATCAGAATGATGTTGGTTACCGGGAGCTGCCGGAGACAGACG cgagtATGAAGAGGCTGTGTAAGGCTATAGCGGAGGCCAGGTGTGATGAAGACAGGATGAAGGCTTTCGGCCCGCTGCAGGAGATGATCACCTTCGTCCAGTTCGCTAATGACGAGTGTGACTACGGCATGGGGCTGGAGTTGGGCATAGACCTCTTCTGTTACGgttcacag TACTTCTATAAGGTGATCAGACAACTGCTGCCCATGGCCTACAGCCTGCTGAAGAGGGGCCTGTTTGGAGAGATCCTGGAGGCTCACCTCTCCAGACGCTCCCACGACAACCTGGACCAACTCAGCTCAGCCTGA